The following are encoded together in the Bombus affinis isolate iyBomAffi1 chromosome 6, iyBomAffi1.2, whole genome shotgun sequence genome:
- the LOC126917088 gene encoding ubiquitin-like-conjugating enzyme ATG10, whose product MDGPGTITWDEFLENAERFVEMSSEISDRWELRGNKNVPGEAYIVHQERQYICSNSNLNDYSTSKDNGSADDFDFVLKQDPFEATCPIEKPLVTEHHVLWSMSYSVPILYFNGWKSDFPGINPISVEEAQSLVRNGELKYKDLSQAIHPILGTPFLHLHPCMSHELLQITSNSKNKIVSWLSTVAPAALNFKLRPEYCQLTM is encoded by the exons ATGGACGGTCCAGGTACGATCACGTGGGACGAATTTCTCGAGAATGCTGaaaggttcgtagaaatgtcgAGTGAAATTTCTGACCGATGGGAACTTCGGGGTAATAAG AATGTGCCAGGAGAGGCATACATCGTCCACCAAGAGAGACAATACATATGCAGTAATAGTAACTTAAATGATTATTCGACATCAAAAGATAACGGGTCCGCCGATGATTTCGACTTTGTATTGAAACAAGATCCTTTCGAGGCCACTTGTCCTATCGAGAAACCATTAGTTACAGAACATCATGTGTTATGGTCCATGAGCTACAGCGTCCCGATACTTTATTTTAATGGATGGAAATCAG ATTTCCCAGGTATTAATCCAATATCCGTGGAAGAAGCACAATCCCTCGTTCGTAACGGAGAATTGAAATATAAGGATTTATCTCAAGCTATACATCCTATATTAGGTACACCTTTTCTACACTTGCATCCTTGTATGTCTCATGAGCTTCTACAAATTACAAGTAACAG tAAAAACAAAATAGTCAGTTGGTTGAGTACCGTCGCTCCTGCTGCCCTTAATTTTAAGCTACGTCCTGAATATTGTCAGTTaactatgtaa